From a region of the Streptacidiphilus albus JL83 genome:
- a CDS encoding 5-oxoprolinase subunit C family protein: MSPAARTVPPQRTVAVVRPGPLTTVQDTGRSGVAALGVPRAGALDPPAHRLANRLVGNPPGTAALECTLGGVALRALAPLVAAVTGAPCPVRLDGRPAAWGAPVLVPAGALLEVGATTYGVRSYVALSGGLAVPPVLGSRSADLLSGLGPPPLAAGQLLPLGPVTGSPVRIDPLPLPAPPTELLLRLDLGPRDDWFTGAAHRLLASSTFTVSPASNRIGLRLLGPALERRPGLGELPSEGMVLGAVQIPPDGLPVVFLADHPTTGGYPVVGVVPAADLATAAQATPGTPVRFAVARR, translated from the coding sequence ATGAGCCCCGCCGCCCGTACGGTGCCGCCGCAGCGGACCGTCGCCGTGGTCCGCCCCGGACCGCTGACCACCGTCCAGGACACCGGCCGGAGCGGGGTCGCGGCGCTGGGCGTGCCGCGCGCGGGCGCCCTCGACCCGCCGGCCCACCGGCTCGCCAACCGGCTCGTCGGCAATCCGCCCGGCACGGCGGCGCTGGAGTGCACCCTCGGCGGCGTCGCCCTCCGCGCCCTCGCGCCGCTGGTCGCGGCCGTCACCGGCGCGCCCTGCCCGGTGCGGTTGGACGGACGCCCGGCGGCCTGGGGCGCACCGGTGCTGGTCCCGGCCGGTGCGCTGCTGGAGGTCGGCGCGACGACGTACGGGGTGCGCAGCTATGTCGCGCTGAGCGGCGGCCTCGCCGTCCCGCCGGTGCTCGGCAGCCGCTCCGCCGACCTGCTGTCGGGGCTCGGACCGCCGCCGCTGGCGGCCGGACAGCTGCTGCCGTTGGGGCCAGTGACCGGCTCACCGGTGCGGATCGACCCGCTCCCGCTTCCCGCGCCGCCGACCGAGCTGCTGCTCCGACTGGACCTCGGCCCGCGCGACGACTGGTTCACCGGGGCCGCGCACCGACTGCTCGCGTCCTCGACCTTCACCGTCTCCCCCGCGAGCAACCGGATCGGGCTGCGGCTGCTCGGCCCGGCACTGGAACGGCGGCCGGGGCTGGGCGAGTTGCCCAGCGAGGGCATGGTCCTGGGCGCCGTGCAGATCCCGCCGGACGGTTTGCCGGTGGTCTTCCTCGCCGACCACCCGACCACCGGCGGCTACCCGGTGGTCGGCGTGGTCCCGGCGGCGGACCTGGCCACAGCGGCCCAGGCGACACCGGGCACCCCGGTCCGCTTCGCCGTCGCCCGCCGCTGA
- a CDS encoding WD40/YVTN/BNR-like repeat-containing protein → MGAHETLLAVGTAKGLFLARSRDRVGWEWTGPHFLMQGVYSIAIDRRRATPRILVGADSSHWGPSVFHSDDLGATWQEPTRAAVRFPESTGASLERVWQLQPAGPEEPDVVYAGTEPAALFRSTDGGETFSLLESLWRHPQRERWAAGFGGQGMHTVLVDPRDARRLTVAVSTGGVYRSSDGGDSWAPSNTGVEARFQPNTPPEFGQCVHKVAVDAVDPSRMYLQNHGGVYRSDDDGGSWQPIDAGLPADFGFAVATHPRRANTAYVFPLVADVERLPPNHRCRVYRTEDAGETWQPLDKGLPESPHYGVVLRDALCTDDADPVGVYFGNRNGEVYGSSDEGDSWRLLTEHLPSVLCVRAAQLPI, encoded by the coding sequence ATGGGCGCGCACGAGACGCTGCTGGCCGTGGGCACGGCCAAGGGACTGTTCCTGGCGCGCAGCCGTGACCGGGTCGGCTGGGAGTGGACGGGTCCGCACTTCCTGATGCAGGGCGTCTACTCGATCGCGATCGACCGCCGGCGAGCGACCCCGCGCATCCTGGTCGGCGCCGACAGCAGCCACTGGGGGCCGTCCGTCTTCCACTCGGACGACCTCGGTGCGACCTGGCAGGAGCCGACCCGGGCGGCCGTGCGCTTCCCCGAGTCGACCGGGGCCTCGCTGGAGCGGGTGTGGCAGCTCCAGCCGGCCGGGCCGGAGGAGCCGGACGTCGTCTACGCGGGCACCGAGCCGGCGGCGCTGTTCCGCTCGACCGACGGCGGCGAGACCTTCTCGCTGCTGGAGAGCCTGTGGCGGCACCCCCAGCGGGAGCGCTGGGCGGCCGGCTTCGGCGGTCAGGGGATGCACACGGTCCTGGTCGACCCGCGCGACGCGCGACGGCTGACCGTCGCCGTCTCCACCGGCGGGGTGTACCGCTCCAGCGACGGCGGGGACAGCTGGGCGCCCTCGAACACCGGGGTGGAGGCCCGCTTCCAGCCGAACACCCCTCCCGAGTTCGGCCAGTGCGTCCACAAGGTCGCCGTCGACGCGGTCGACCCCTCGCGGATGTACCTGCAGAACCACGGCGGCGTGTACCGCAGCGACGACGACGGCGGCTCCTGGCAGCCGATCGACGCCGGGCTGCCCGCCGACTTCGGCTTCGCGGTCGCGACCCATCCGCGCCGTGCCAACACCGCCTACGTCTTCCCGCTCGTCGCCGACGTCGAGCGGCTGCCGCCCAACCACCGCTGCCGGGTCTACCGCACCGAGGACGCCGGCGAGACCTGGCAGCCACTGGACAAGGGCCTGCCCGAGAGCCCGCACTACGGCGTGGTCCTGCGCGACGCCCTCTGCACCGACGACGCCGACCCGGTCGGCGTCTACTTCGGCAACCGCAACGGCGAGGTCTACGGCAGCAGCGACGAGGGCGACAGCTGGCGCCTGCTGACGGAGCACCTGCCCAGCGTGCTCTGCGTCCGCGCAGCCCAACTGCCGATCTGA